A genome region from Arthrobacter agilis includes the following:
- a CDS encoding CHRD domain-containing protein, translating to MNKMRLLAVPALAVGAVALAGSPAMAADGTYSSTLGQLNGTTGSGTVTLDVVGDQATINLQVSGLAQTFQGAPYPHVQHIHGGAAGVCPTPANDANGDGIISVTESAPSYGGILATVTTSGPTSPAEALNLQLGGQGGNYAIQRTFTVDAATLAELDAGRAVFNVHGLDPATTPSTPEAFNAPSDLDPSLPLGATSPALCGTLVKTQMGAMPSGGADTGATVESSSSQLGMIALGGGLVLAAAAGGTYAVRRSHARA from the coding sequence ATGAACAAGATGCGTCTGCTTGCAGTACCAGCCCTCGCCGTCGGCGCCGTCGCCCTGGCAGGGTCTCCGGCCATGGCCGCCGATGGCACCTACTCGTCGACCCTCGGCCAGCTCAACGGCACGACGGGAAGCGGCACCGTCACCCTCGACGTCGTGGGTGACCAGGCCACGATCAACCTCCAGGTGTCCGGCCTCGCCCAGACGTTCCAGGGCGCTCCGTACCCGCACGTCCAGCACATCCACGGCGGAGCGGCCGGTGTCTGCCCCACTCCGGCCAACGACGCCAACGGTGACGGCATCATCAGCGTCACCGAGAGCGCCCCCAGCTACGGTGGCATCCTCGCGACGGTCACCACCTCCGGACCGACCAGCCCGGCGGAAGCCCTGAACCTCCAGCTGGGCGGGCAGGGCGGGAACTACGCCATCCAGCGCACCTTCACAGTGGACGCCGCCACCCTGGCGGAACTCGACGCGGGCAGGGCCGTCTTCAACGTCCACGGACTCGATCCCGCCACCACGCCGTCGACGCCGGAGGCGTTCAACGCCCCGAGCGATCTCGACCCGTCGCTGCCTCTCGGGGCGACCTCGCCGGCGCTGTGCGGCACCCTCGTGAAGACCCAGATGGGCGCGATGCCGTCCGGCGGGGCCGATACGGGCGCCACTGTGGAGTCCTCCTCCAGCCAGCTCGGGATGATCGCCCTCGGTGGGGGCCTCGTGTTGGCGGCAGCGGCAGGTGGCACCTACGCGGTGCGTCGGAGCCACGCAAGGGCGTAA
- a CDS encoding YciI family protein — MKYLLQTFGADEEQPSPAADAMARMIQQMKDIDVRLRSAGELVVEQGLDAPGNGWVVTDSVRRGSHARTADSVQGFWIVDVDTEQRALDIAREISSIAFGAPVEVRLCLDAPPPRDGA; from the coding sequence ATGAAGTATCTTCTCCAGACCTTCGGCGCCGATGAGGAACAGCCGTCACCTGCCGCCGATGCGATGGCCCGGATGATCCAGCAGATGAAGGACATCGATGTCCGGCTCCGCAGTGCCGGTGAGCTCGTCGTCGAGCAGGGACTGGATGCGCCCGGGAACGGCTGGGTCGTCACCGACAGCGTGCGGCGGGGCTCCCACGCCAGGACGGCGGATTCGGTCCAGGGTTTCTGGATCGTCGACGTCGACACCGAACAGCGCGCACTGGATATAGCCCGGGAGATCAGCTCGATCGCTTTCGGTGCGCCGGTGGAGGTGCGGCTGTGCCTCGACGCACCGCCACCGCGCGACGGAGCGTAG